ATCGAGATCACGCCCGGCAACCGCGCCCGCGTGGTGGTGAACGAGAAGGACGGCACCATCGTGATGGGCGGCGATGTGCGCATCTCCGAGGCCGTGGTGAGCAAGGACGGCGTTACGATACGGGTCGAGAAGAGCAAGGACAAGGGTTCGGATAAAGCCTCGGTGGCGCATATCAAGGCCTCGTCGACCGTCAAGGATCTGGTCGATTCGCTGAACTTCATCGGCGCGCCGACGAGGGACATCATCTCGATCCTCAAGGCGCTCAAGGACGCGGGCGCGCTCCATGCGGAACTCATAGTGAGGTGACCGGAAATGATAAACGCCATAGACGCGCGCGCAACCGCGCAGCTTGGAAGGGACGATCGCGCGGGAGAGATTTCACGGCGCGCCGAAGGCGCGGCGCGGGGATTTCAGAACGTGCTCGATGAAACGATAAGCCGTGAAGAGCTGAAGGGCAGGGCGACGCATCCACGAGCGGTCGACCGGAAACTCATGGACGCCTGCACCGAGATGGAATCGCTCTTCGTGGCGAAGATGCTTAAAGAGATGCGCAAG
The DNA window shown above is from Spirochaetota bacterium and carries:
- a CDS encoding rod-binding protein, with the protein product MINAIDARATAQLGRDDRAGEISRRAEGAARGFQNVLDETISREELKGRATHPRAVDRKLMDACTEMESLFVAKMLKEMRKTVHKGEMLNGGFAEEIFEDMLYDEYALNMSKNSSVGIAKMLYDQLSNKL